A region from the Pseudonocardia petroleophila genome encodes:
- a CDS encoding SDR family NAD(P)-dependent oxidoreductase produces MRYLITGAASGIGAAVARLAAERSGAAEESSFVLVDRNAERLDELAGELTAQGAHCLPVVADLADAESPSKVVAAAITEFGGLDVVVSNAGAAAIGGLEQLDLEGFERTFAVNTRATWLLAKAAHPALRESRGALVATASISAQFPTPPMGAYSASKAALLMLVRQMALEWGPDGIRCNCVSPGPTDTGLTRAAFGDTASDAARENRAYRTGMIPLRRIGDPTDVAEAVLFLAGPHARQITGVDLPVDGGISLAIMPIAGGVPGYRPEPRPVGT; encoded by the coding sequence ATGAGGTACCTGATCACCGGAGCCGCGAGCGGGATCGGTGCGGCCGTTGCCCGACTGGCTGCTGAACGCTCCGGCGCCGCCGAGGAATCGTCGTTCGTCCTGGTCGATCGCAATGCTGAACGTCTCGATGAGCTCGCCGGCGAGCTCACCGCGCAGGGGGCGCACTGTCTGCCGGTGGTCGCCGATCTGGCCGACGCGGAATCACCGTCGAAGGTCGTGGCGGCGGCGATCACGGAGTTCGGCGGGCTCGACGTGGTGGTGAGCAACGCCGGCGCAGCGGCGATCGGCGGCCTGGAGCAGCTCGATCTCGAGGGCTTCGAGCGGACGTTCGCGGTGAACACCCGCGCCACGTGGTTGCTGGCCAAGGCCGCCCATCCTGCGCTGCGCGAGTCCCGCGGTGCTCTGGTCGCCACCGCGTCGATCTCGGCGCAGTTCCCGACCCCACCGATGGGTGCGTACAGCGCGAGCAAGGCGGCGCTGCTCATGCTCGTGCGACAGATGGCGCTCGAGTGGGGACCCGACGGAATCCGCTGCAACTGCGTCTCCCCGGGGCCCACTGACACCGGCCTGACCCGCGCGGCGTTCGGAGATACCGCGAGCGACGCCGCTCGCGAGAACCGCGCGTACCGCACCGGGATGATCCCGCTCCGCCGGATCGGTGATCCGACCGACGTCGCCGAGGCCGTCCTCTTCCTGGCGGGTCCGCACGCGCGGCAGATCACCGGCGTGGACCTGCCGGTCGATGGAGGCATCTCGCTGGCGATCATGCCGATCGCGGGTGGGGTTCCGGGCTACCGTCCGGAACCGCGGCCGGTGGGTACGTGA